Below is a genomic region from Isosphaeraceae bacterium EP7.
GCTCCCGTCGTCCGGCTCTGGAGGCGTGCACGCCGCGAACGCAAGATGCCCGATCCGGCCAGGTTGGCCGAAGCTCGCGCCCTGGTGGGCTGGCGGGACGTCGTGCTCGACGCCAAGGCACGCACCGTGACCCTGCGCAAGCCGGGGATGAAGCTCGACTTGGGGGGCATCGCCAAGGGCCTCGCCTCGCAGGCGGCCGTCGATGTCCTGCGTCGCGAAGGGGTTCCGATCGCGCTGTGCGCGGGCTCGGGCGACATCGTCGTGGGCGACGCCCCGCCGGGCAAGGCGGGCTGGGACATCGGGCTCTCGCCGCTGGAGGGGGATCCCACGCACCCGAGCCATCGGGTTGTACTGAAAAATGCGGCCGTCTCATCGTCGGGAGACGCCGAGCAGTTTGTCGTGATCGACGGGCGGCGCTACTCTCACATCGTCGACCCGAGGACCGGGCTGGGGGTCGTCGACCGCTGCGGAGTGACGGTCGTCGCGGGCGATGGGGCCACGGCCGACGGGCTCGACACGGCGATCTTCGTGATGGGCCCCGAACGCGGGCTCGCCCTGGCCGAGGAAATGACCGGGGCGGGTGCCCTGGTCGTTCGTGCGACGCCGGACGGGCGGAAAATCTGGCAATCGTCCCGATTCGACGCCCTGGCGCCTCCGTCTTCCGACCGGGAGAAGCGGCCTTCGGATGCAAATCGGGCGGGACCTCAGGATTTACGTTGAAGAGGATGTTGTCTCAACCCGCCATATCACCTTAGAATCGGCGATTCCGGGGGGAGGCTCCGGGTTCCCCGATTCCGCCCCGGCCACGGAAAGGATGTCGCACAGATGCGTTGGGTGATCTCGGTGACAGCCGCGGCCATGGGGATGCTCGCCTGTTGGTGCCCCGCCGCGCACGCGGATGAGGCCGACGTGATCGAGCTGAAGGACGGTCATCAGATCGTCGGCGACGTGGTGTCCGAAAAGTCGGGCACGATCTATATCGACATCGGCTTCGACGTCGTCCGGATACCTCGCGAGAGCATTGTCTCCCGTCGAAAGGCCGACGAGAAGCCGACGACGATTCAGGCTACCGCCCGCGAAGCCCAGGATGAGACCGACTCAACCGGGTTCTTCTCGACGGGCAAGCCCAAGCCGGCCAATGTCAAGGACCTGGTCCATACCTTCGGCGAGGCGGTCATCTCGATCGAGACCCCGTCGGGCAAAGGTTCGGGCTTCATTCTCAATCGCGACGGCTACGCGGTGACCAATGCCCATGTCATCGAAGGGGAAACCCGGGTTTCGGTGGTCCTGTACCAGAACGTCCCCGGCGGCCTGGCCCGGCGGCGGATCGAGAACGTCGAGATTGCCGCGATCAACCCCTTCGTCGACCTGGCGCTCCTAAAGCTCCCGCCGCAGAAAGACTTGAAACTTGGCCACGTCGTGCTAGGTAACCTCGATGATCTGAACGCGGGCGACGGCGTCTTCGCCGTGGGCAATCCGCTCGGGCTGGAACGCAGCGTCTCTCAGGGGATCCTCAGCACCCGCAATCGCAACTTCGAAGGCAAGATCTACCTCCAGACCGACGCCGCGATCAACCCGGGCAACTCCGGCGGTCCGCTGTTCAATCTCAAGGGGGAGGTCGTCGGCGTGACCAACATGAAGGCCACGCAGGGCGACAATCTCGGCTTCGCGATCCCGATCAGCTACGTGAAAGACTTCCTGCGCAACCGTGAAGCGTTCTCCTACG
It encodes:
- a CDS encoding trypsin-like peptidase domain-containing protein; its protein translation is MRWVISVTAAAMGMLACWCPAAHADEADVIELKDGHQIVGDVVSEKSGTIYIDIGFDVVRIPRESIVSRRKADEKPTTIQATAREAQDETDSTGFFSTGKPKPANVKDLVHTFGEAVISIETPSGKGSGFILNRDGYAVTNAHVIEGETRVSVVLYQNVPGGLARRRIENVEIAAINPFVDLALLKLPPQKDLKLGHVVLGNLDDLNAGDGVFAVGNPLGLERSVSQGILSTRNRNFEGKIYLQTDAAINPGNSGGPLFNLKGEVVGVTNMKATQGDNLGFAIPISYVKDFLRNREAFSYDKDNPNTGYRYLDPPRRMRRGMPDSSEEKPKAG
- a CDS encoding FAD:protein FMN transferase is translated as MIGRNRAAYAAAIAAGLLLLGWAASTAIARGGLIRFEFVETHMGSPFHLVLYTEDEASARSSSAKAFARIAELDLALSDYNPESELMRLCGRAGGGPVSVSADLFDVLRRSLVFAECSDGAFDPTVAPVVRLWRRARRERKMPDPARLAEARALVGWRDVVLDAKARTVTLRKPGMKLDLGGIAKGLASQAAVDVLRREGVPIALCAGSGDIVVGDAPPGKAGWDIGLSPLEGDPTHPSHRVVLKNAAVSSSGDAEQFVVIDGRRYSHIVDPRTGLGVVDRCGVTVVAGDGATADGLDTAIFVMGPERGLALAEEMTGAGALVVRATPDGRKIWQSSRFDALAPPSSDREKRPSDANRAGPQDLR